One Deinococcus reticulitermitis genomic region harbors:
- a CDS encoding peptidylprolyl isomerase yields the protein MKAFALTVALLGGAALAQTAPAPATPAQTAPTQTTSAQTTSAQTTSAQTTPAQDPQTVVARIGGQTLTLADFDREFRLAVAQLANAQGLPFSEELLAQFAEARGSYLNQFVRDQVLAQLARVSVKPDTAAIDQQIADARAEFETEAEFDEAIAGAGYSSPDVLRAALERQATVRPYLEGIQKRFTFGDAIVASFYSLNRGAFQRDAEACVKHILVPTKAEGETVLKDLASGQDFAAIAKAKSQDPGSAAQGGDLGCIAPGDTVESFDKASFNAPLNQPQLVQSEYGWHVLTVTRRTQAGTLPLAEAAPLIREQLAREAAQKYLDTQIARVKVETFPDVLKAQPADR from the coding sequence ATGAAAGCCTTTGCCCTGACTGTGGCGCTGCTTGGCGGAGCGGCGCTGGCCCAGACCGCCCCGGCCCCGGCCACTCCGGCCCAGACGGCGCCGACCCAGACCACGTCTGCTCAGACCACGTCTGCTCAGACCACGTCTGCTCAGACCACACCGGCCCAGGATCCACAAACGGTGGTCGCGCGCATCGGGGGCCAGACGCTGACCCTCGCTGACTTCGACCGCGAGTTCCGGCTGGCGGTGGCGCAGCTCGCCAACGCGCAGGGCCTGCCCTTTTCCGAGGAGCTGCTCGCCCAGTTTGCCGAGGCGCGCGGCTCGTACCTGAACCAGTTCGTGCGCGACCAGGTGCTGGCCCAGCTCGCCCGCGTGAGCGTCAAGCCCGACACAGCCGCCATCGACCAGCAGATCGCCGATGCCCGCGCCGAATTCGAGACCGAGGCCGAATTCGATGAAGCCATCGCCGGCGCCGGCTACAGCAGCCCCGACGTGCTGCGCGCGGCGCTCGAGCGTCAGGCGACCGTGCGCCCTTACCTCGAAGGCATCCAGAAGCGCTTCACCTTCGGCGACGCCATCGTGGCGAGCTTTTACAGCCTCAATCGGGGCGCGTTTCAGCGGGACGCCGAAGCCTGCGTCAAGCACATCCTCGTGCCGACGAAGGCCGAAGGGGAAACGGTGCTCAAGGACCTGGCGTCTGGTCAGGATTTCGCCGCCATCGCCAAGGCGAAAAGCCAGGACCCCGGCAGCGCGGCGCAGGGCGGCGACCTCGGTTGCATCGCGCCGGGCGACACCGTGGAGAGCTTCGACAAGGCGAGCTTCAACGCCCCGCTGAACCAGCCGCAGCTCGTTCAGAGCGAGTACGGCTGGCACGTCCTCACCGTCACCCGCCGCACCCAGGCCGGCACCCTACCCCTCGCCGAGGCCGCGCCCCTCATCCGTGAGCAGCTCGCCCGCGAGGCCGCGCAGAAGTACCTCGACACCCAGATCGCCCGCGTCAAGGTAGAAACCTTCCCCGACGTGCTCAAGGCGCAGCCCGCCGACCGCTGA
- a CDS encoding carbohydrate ABC transporter permease, producing the protein MLEASSSPARSAAPTAADLKVRRQRRERVQNVLSYLVLTVIALIMLYPFYWTLITSFESTGNIYEAKWWPSNWSLRNYAEMWRGTTVPFWRLIVNSLIICTLGVTFSVTLATLAAYPLAKMRFPGRDLIFYSILLLMVLPNEAGLIVNYITTIKLGLLTQSGSAVFDAAKQYFAVVLPGMASIVGLFLLRQAYLSVPQELLEAARIDGASELTIWRRIMLPLAMPTIAAFSILEFVAYWNSFLWARIMLPDKELLPLSAGLLELSGTFSTNSRAVMAGAVITVIPILIVFAFGQKYFMKGLEGAVKG; encoded by the coding sequence ATGCTTGAAGCGTCCTCTTCTCCAGCCCGCAGCGCCGCTCCGACCGCCGCCGATCTCAAGGTGCGCCGTCAGCGCCGCGAGCGCGTGCAAAATGTGCTGTCCTACCTCGTCCTGACCGTGATCGCGCTGATCATGCTCTATCCCTTCTACTGGACCCTGATCACCAGTTTCGAGTCGACCGGCAACATCTACGAGGCGAAGTGGTGGCCCAGCAACTGGTCGCTGCGCAACTACGCCGAGATGTGGCGCGGCACGACGGTGCCGTTCTGGCGCCTGATCGTGAATTCCCTGATCATCTGCACGCTCGGGGTGACCTTCAGCGTCACGCTCGCCACCCTCGCCGCCTACCCGCTCGCCAAGATGCGCTTTCCGGGGCGCGACCTGATCTTCTACTCGATCCTGCTGCTGATGGTCCTGCCCAACGAGGCGGGGCTGATCGTCAACTACATCACAACCATCAAGCTCGGGCTGCTGACCCAGAGCGGTTCGGCGGTGTTCGACGCGGCCAAGCAGTATTTCGCGGTGGTGCTGCCGGGGATGGCGAGCATCGTGGGGCTGTTCCTGCTCCGGCAGGCGTACCTCAGCGTGCCGCAGGAACTCCTCGAAGCCGCGCGCATCGACGGCGCCTCCGAGCTCACGATCTGGCGCCGGATCATGTTGCCGCTCGCGATGCCGACCATCGCGGCTTTTTCCATTCTGGAATTCGTCGCCTACTGGAATTCTTTCCTGTGGGCCAGGATCATGCTCCCTGACAAGGAGCTGCTGCCGCTCTCGGCGGGGCTGCTCGAACTCTCGGGCACCTTCAGCACGAACAGCCGCGCAGTGATGGCGGGTGCGGTGATTACGGTCATTCCCATCCTGATCGTGTTCGCCTTCGGGCAGAAGTACTTCATGAAGGGGCTGGAGGGGGCGGTGAAGGGGTAA
- a CDS encoding carbohydrate ABC transporter permease: protein MTSTPRRRSRRIEHVRGASGARMTVRNTLTAYAFLLPFIVLLLIYHTWPVIFGTYLAFTEYNIISPPRWVGLENFRALWQDEQFWSGLRNSLKYILVVPVIQVISILVALLVNRPLKGIGFFRTAYYVPVVTSFAVVGLIWSWLYQQGGVVNSVLTGLGLMREDRSLLNNPATALLAVMFVTLWKGIGYYMVLYLAGLQSISRELEEAAVIDGATRAQVFWHITLPGLRPTMLVCSLMSTISAIKVFEEIYVMTQGGPAGSTYSALFFTYSRAFQDFQYGLAAAAGIIIAVISIFFGFLNFRLTRGGKADA, encoded by the coding sequence ATGACCTCCACCCCCCGGCGCCGCTCGCGCCGTATTGAGCATGTGCGGGGCGCGTCGGGCGCGCGGATGACGGTCCGCAACACCCTGACCGCTTACGCCTTCTTGCTGCCGTTTATCGTGCTGCTGCTGATCTACCACACCTGGCCGGTGATCTTCGGAACCTACCTGGCCTTCACCGAGTACAACATCATCTCCCCGCCCCGCTGGGTCGGTCTCGAGAATTTCCGTGCGCTGTGGCAAGACGAGCAGTTCTGGTCGGGCCTGCGAAACAGCCTGAAATACATCCTGGTCGTGCCGGTGATTCAGGTGATCTCAATTCTGGTGGCGCTGCTTGTCAACCGGCCCCTGAAGGGCATCGGCTTTTTCCGCACCGCCTACTACGTCCCGGTCGTGACGAGTTTCGCGGTCGTCGGACTGATCTGGTCGTGGCTCTACCAGCAGGGCGGCGTGGTCAACTCGGTGCTGACGGGTCTCGGCCTGATGCGTGAGGACCGCAGCCTGCTCAACAATCCGGCGACGGCGCTGCTCGCGGTGATGTTCGTGACGCTGTGGAAGGGCATCGGCTACTACATGGTGCTTTACCTCGCCGGGCTCCAGAGCATCAGCCGCGAGCTCGAGGAAGCGGCCGTGATCGACGGCGCCACCCGCGCGCAGGTGTTCTGGCACATCACGCTGCCGGGGCTGCGGCCCACCATGCTCGTGTGCTCGCTGATGTCCACCATCAGCGCGATCAAGGTGTTCGAGGAGATCTACGTGATGACCCAGGGCGGGCCGGCCGGCAGCACGTATTCGGCGCTCTTTTTCACCTACTCGCGCGCGTTTCAGGACTTCCAGTACGGCCTCGCGGCGGCGGCGGGCATCATCATCGCCGTGATCAGCATCTTCTTCGGCTTCCTCAACTTCCGCCTGACGCGGGGAGGCAAAGCCGATGCTTGA
- a CDS encoding metallophosphoesterase family protein, translating to MRVAVFGDVHGNAFALRAVLADIRRAAPDLTVNLGDTLWGAADPATAWALQREHAPPTVRGNTDERLAGQRAGKEKMRQWVLSQVPADVPGTLGALPTFADLAGGELRAAHGSPRSPWEDLLLSEEGGSTRPAGRREVRERLAGFGGAVCVVGHTHWEMLAVVDGVSVVNVGPVSRQKDGLPLARWALLTRTAGQRGHWNIEFRRCPYDKEAAAAWAREHGPASLAEKEAQQLLSGREEGAA from the coding sequence GTGAGGGTCGCTGTCTTCGGGGACGTGCACGGCAACGCTTTCGCGCTGCGGGCGGTGCTGGCCGATATCCGCCGGGCGGCCCCGGACCTGACGGTCAACCTGGGTGACACCCTGTGGGGCGCGGCGGACCCGGCCACCGCCTGGGCCTTGCAGCGGGAGCACGCGCCGCCCACCGTGCGCGGCAACACCGACGAGCGCCTCGCTGGGCAGCGCGCCGGCAAGGAGAAGATGCGCCAGTGGGTGCTCTCGCAGGTGCCGGCGGACGTGCCGGGGACCCTCGGTGCGCTGCCCACCTTCGCCGATCTGGCCGGGGGCGAGCTGCGCGCCGCGCACGGCAGCCCGCGCAGCCCCTGGGAAGACCTGCTGCTCAGTGAGGAAGGTGGGAGCACCCGCCCGGCCGGGCGCCGCGAGGTCCGCGAGCGGCTCGCTGGTTTTGGCGGCGCCGTATGCGTGGTGGGCCACACCCACTGGGAGATGCTGGCGGTGGTGGACGGGGTAAGCGTGGTCAATGTCGGTCCCGTTTCCCGCCAGAAAGACGGGCTCCCGCTGGCCCGCTGGGCGCTGCTCACCCGCACTGCGGGCCAGCGGGGGCACTGGAATATCGAGTTTCGCCGCTGCCCCTACGATAAGGAGGCGGCGGCGGCCTGGGCACGCGAGCACGGCCCAGCGTCCCTGGCCGAGAAAGAGGCCCAGCAGCTGCTCAGTGGGCGTGAGGAGGGAGCCGCCTGA
- a CDS encoding FAD-dependent oxidoreductase: protein MFISYKSVNSRDWDVIVAGGGTAGAVAGIAAARSGARVLVVEAQGSLGGTGTNAWVTPLMRNVSAGENLNRGLTEEIKARLRERGDGARDAGGNDNWFNPEGLKFVLDDLLTDAGGEVLFHTQVVRPLMEGGKITALVVHNKGGLQALRAGCFIDATGDADVALLAGVPCHAGDEEGVHQAMSLRFTLAGVDTARLAGFLRENGQGQESPDFLHFWMVWDRNSSLEPLFRQAVEDGTLLERDGDYFQAFSVPGRPGELSFNCPRLRADLNDGADPWVLSAAQLDGRRAIERLTRFCRAFLPGCEHAFIGVVAPMVGVRETRRIVGEYTLTVEDILDCAKFPDSICKNHYPVDIHSVKGGAKLLHERDGTAPYFAKDAYHEIPFRCLVPQGVSNLLVPGRAASSTFEAQSSIRVQQNCHSMGEAAGIAATWAAREHGGEVRAVDVDALRAELRQRGGSV from the coding sequence ATGTTTATTAGTTACAAAAGCGTTAATAGCCGCGACTGGGACGTGATCGTCGCGGGTGGCGGCACCGCTGGAGCCGTCGCCGGCATCGCCGCCGCGCGCAGCGGGGCGCGGGTCCTCGTCGTGGAGGCCCAGGGCAGCCTCGGCGGCACCGGCACGAACGCCTGGGTGACGCCGCTGATGCGCAACGTCTCGGCGGGCGAGAATCTGAACCGGGGACTGACCGAGGAGATCAAGGCCCGGCTGCGGGAGCGCGGCGACGGAGCGCGCGACGCGGGGGGCAACGACAACTGGTTCAACCCGGAAGGGCTGAAATTCGTGCTCGACGACCTGCTCACGGACGCCGGGGGAGAAGTCCTCTTCCACACCCAAGTCGTGCGGCCGCTCATGGAGGGTGGGAAGATCACCGCGCTCGTCGTCCACAACAAAGGCGGCTTGCAGGCGCTCCGGGCCGGCTGCTTCATAGACGCGACCGGAGACGCCGATGTTGCCCTCCTCGCCGGGGTGCCGTGCCACGCGGGCGACGAGGAGGGGGTGCATCAGGCCATGAGCCTGCGCTTCACGCTCGCCGGGGTGGATACCGCGCGCCTCGCTGGCTTCCTGCGCGAGAACGGCCAGGGCCAGGAATCGCCCGACTTCCTGCACTTCTGGATGGTGTGGGACCGCAACTCCTCGCTGGAGCCGCTGTTTCGGCAGGCGGTGGAGGACGGCACGCTGCTGGAGCGCGACGGCGACTACTTCCAGGCCTTCTCGGTGCCGGGGCGCCCCGGTGAACTGAGTTTCAACTGCCCGCGCCTCCGGGCCGACCTCAACGACGGTGCCGACCCCTGGGTGCTGAGCGCGGCGCAACTCGACGGGCGGCGGGCGATAGAGCGCCTGACGCGCTTCTGCCGCGCCTTCCTGCCAGGGTGCGAACATGCCTTCATCGGTGTGGTGGCCCCGATGGTGGGCGTGCGCGAGACGCGGCGCATCGTGGGGGAGTACACGCTGACGGTGGAAGACATTCTCGACTGCGCCAAGTTTCCCGACTCCATTTGCAAGAACCATTACCCGGTGGACATCCACTCGGTCAAAGGCGGGGCCAAACTTCTGCACGAGCGCGACGGAACGGCGCCCTACTTCGCCAAAGACGCCTACCACGAGATTCCCTTCCGCTGCCTCGTGCCGCAAGGGGTGAGCAACCTGCTCGTGCCGGGGCGGGCGGCGAGCAGCACCTTCGAGGCGCAGTCGAGCATCCGCGTGCAGCAGAACTGTCACTCGATGGGCGAGGCGGCGGGCATCGCGGCGACGTGGGCGGCGAGGGAGCATGGGGGCGAGGTGCGGGCGGTGGATGTGGACGCGCTGCGGGCGGAACTGCGGCAGCGGGGAGGAAGCGTGTGA
- a CDS encoding type II toxin-antitoxin system VapC family toxin, producing the protein MTIKLPASCLLDTAFVSALGRKNSPRHQDAHAYYLALTGNRTKFYMPTFVVGEILAASDGQDSLQAVVNLLRPKILAYDIAASKRYAELTKLHPGFFRVTKDEKSRRIVDLMIVSIADVNLLESIISHDTHICSTFLKGTNIEGLDIKVPLIGRYPLYKTIN; encoded by the coding sequence ATGACTATTAAACTACCAGCATCTTGCCTTTTGGATACAGCATTTGTTTCTGCGCTTGGACGTAAAAATAGCCCGCGTCATCAAGATGCCCATGCCTACTACCTGGCTCTCACTGGCAATCGCACCAAATTTTATATGCCTACTTTTGTCGTCGGTGAAATACTTGCAGCTAGTGATGGTCAAGATAGTCTACAGGCTGTCGTAAATCTTTTGCGGCCAAAAATATTGGCCTACGATATTGCGGCGTCTAAACGCTACGCTGAGTTAACAAAACTTCATCCTGGATTTTTTAGAGTTACAAAGGATGAAAAGAGTAGACGTATTGTCGACTTAATGATTGTATCTATAGCAGATGTTAATCTATTGGAGAGCATAATATCTCACGACACCCATATATGCTCAACCTTTCTGAAGGGTACTAATATTGAAGGACTAGATATAAAAGTCCCACTTATCGGCCGTTACCCCTTATACAAGACAATTAATTGA
- a CDS encoding acyl-CoA dehydrogenase family protein: protein MTSTLDRTATVSNPNTAPLNDDQRTIVSSLKAFLKSKVEPGAAERDQTGEFPFEIVKELGEMGIMGAQTPEEYGGSGLDTATFAMIIEEIAAVDGSLCLTVASHNSLCQGHILIGGTEAQKQKFLPALASAQKLGAWGLTEPGSGSDSGGMVSNAKEQSDGSWILNGSKNFITQGSVGGTYVILARTDAARPGKGKNDGISAFVFNRDEVQGFSIGRKEDKLGLRSSDTAQLIFEDIHLPADALLGERGNAFKDVMKVLDGGRVGIAAMGLGLGRAAYEYAARYTAGREQFGKPISHNQDIAFRLADMDTKLEAARLLIRKAADLKDAGMPFTVPVARAKLYATTVGVEACDEAIQMLGGYGYIKEYPVERYWRDNRLTRIGEGTDEVQRLVISRDVLRRFAQN, encoded by the coding sequence ATGACCAGCACCCTCGACCGCACCGCCACCGTCAGCAACCCCAACACCGCGCCCCTCAACGACGACCAGCGCACCATCGTCTCCAGCCTCAAAGCCTTCCTGAAGTCGAAGGTGGAACCCGGCGCCGCCGAGCGCGACCAGACCGGCGAGTTTCCCTTCGAGATCGTCAAGGAACTCGGCGAAATGGGCATCATGGGCGCCCAGACGCCCGAGGAGTATGGCGGCTCCGGCCTGGATACCGCCACCTTCGCCATGATCATCGAGGAGATTGCGGCGGTGGACGGTTCGCTGTGCCTGACCGTCGCCTCGCACAACTCGCTGTGCCAGGGCCACATCCTGATCGGCGGGACCGAGGCGCAGAAGCAGAAGTTCCTGCCCGCCCTGGCCTCTGCGCAGAAGCTGGGGGCCTGGGGCCTGACCGAACCCGGTAGCGGCAGCGACAGCGGCGGCATGGTGTCCAACGCCAAGGAACAGAGCGACGGCTCGTGGATTCTCAACGGCTCCAAGAACTTCATCACCCAGGGCAGCGTGGGAGGCACCTACGTGATCCTGGCCCGCACGGACGCCGCCCGCCCCGGCAAGGGCAAGAACGACGGCATCTCCGCCTTCGTCTTCAACCGCGACGAGGTCCAGGGCTTTTCCATCGGGCGCAAGGAGGACAAGCTGGGCCTCAGAAGCAGCGACACCGCGCAGCTCATCTTCGAGGACATCCACCTGCCCGCTGACGCGCTGCTGGGCGAGCGCGGCAACGCCTTCAAGGACGTGATGAAGGTGCTCGACGGGGGCCGGGTGGGCATCGCCGCGATGGGCCTGGGCCTGGGCCGCGCCGCCTACGAGTACGCCGCCCGCTACACCGCCGGGCGCGAGCAGTTCGGCAAGCCGATCTCGCACAACCAGGACATCGCCTTCCGCCTCGCCGACATGGACACCAAGCTCGAAGCCGCCCGCCTCCTCATCCGCAAGGCCGCCGACCTCAAGGACGCGGGCATGCCCTTCACCGTGCCCGTCGCCCGCGCCAAGCTCTACGCTACGACGGTGGGCGTCGAGGCCTGCGACGAGGCCATTCAGATGCTGGGCGGTTACGGCTACATCAAGGAGTACCCGGTCGAGCGTTACTGGCGCGACAACCGCCTGACCCGCATCGGGGAGGGGACCGACGAGGTGCAGCGCCTCGTGATCAGCCGGGATGTGCTCAGGCGTTTCGCGCAGAACTGA
- the icd gene encoding NADP-dependent isocitrate dehydrogenase has translation MDKHIKVPAQGEKITMQGGQLQVPHHPIIPFVEGDGTGPDIWKASVRVFDAAVEQAYGAERKIEWMEVYAGEKALEVYGENQWLPESTLVAFREYLFGIKGPLTTPVGTGIRSINVALRQELDLYACVRPVQYFDGVPSPVKRPQDVDMVIFRENTEDIYAGIEYKAGTDEAEKVRGFLMREMNVKKIRFPNTSSFGIKPVSKEGTERLVRAAIQYAVDNGRKSVALVHKGNIMKFTEGGFRDWGYELAKREFGAVEIDGGPWCQLPNGLVIKDVIADNFLQQILLRPTDYDVIATLNLNGDYISDALAAQVGGIGIAPGANINYVTGHAIFEATHGTAPKYAGKNVINPSSVILSGEMMLRYMGWTEAADLILRGLDQTIQQKVVTYDFARNMEGAQEVKTSEFADKIIENMRGA, from the coding sequence ATGGACAAGCACATCAAGGTGCCCGCGCAGGGCGAAAAGATCACGATGCAGGGCGGCCAGCTTCAGGTGCCCCACCACCCGATCATTCCCTTCGTGGAAGGCGACGGCACGGGACCCGACATCTGGAAGGCGAGCGTGCGCGTCTTTGACGCCGCCGTGGAGCAGGCCTACGGCGCCGAGCGCAAGATCGAGTGGATGGAGGTCTACGCGGGTGAAAAGGCGCTCGAGGTCTACGGCGAAAACCAGTGGCTGCCGGAAAGCACCCTGGTCGCCTTCCGCGAGTACCTCTTCGGCATCAAGGGACCGCTGACCACCCCGGTCGGCACCGGCATCCGCAGCATCAACGTGGCCCTGAGGCAGGAACTCGACCTCTACGCCTGCGTTCGTCCGGTCCAGTACTTCGACGGCGTGCCGAGCCCGGTCAAGCGTCCTCAGGACGTGGACATGGTGATCTTCCGCGAGAATACCGAAGATATCTACGCCGGCATCGAATACAAGGCGGGCACCGACGAGGCCGAGAAGGTGCGCGGTTTCCTGATGCGCGAGATGAACGTCAAGAAGATCCGCTTCCCGAATACGTCGTCCTTCGGCATCAAGCCGGTGTCGAAAGAAGGCACCGAACGCCTCGTGCGCGCGGCCATCCAGTACGCCGTGGACAACGGGCGCAAGAGTGTGGCGCTCGTGCACAAGGGCAACATCATGAAGTTCACCGAAGGCGGCTTTCGCGACTGGGGCTACGAACTCGCCAAGCGCGAATTCGGTGCGGTCGAGATCGACGGCGGCCCCTGGTGCCAGCTCCCGAACGGCCTCGTGATCAAGGACGTGATCGCCGACAACTTCCTTCAGCAGATCCTGCTGCGCCCGACCGACTACGACGTGATCGCCACGCTCAACCTCAACGGCGACTACATCTCCGACGCGCTCGCCGCGCAGGTGGGCGGCATCGGCATCGCGCCGGGGGCCAACATCAACTACGTGACCGGGCACGCGATTTTCGAGGCGACCCACGGCACCGCGCCCAAGTACGCCGGCAAGAACGTGATCAACCCCTCCTCGGTGATTCTCTCGGGCGAGATGATGCTGCGCTACATGGGCTGGACCGAGGCCGCCGACCTGATCCTCAGGGGCCTCGACCAGACCATTCAGCAAAAGGTCGTCACCTACGACTTCGCCCGCAACATGGAGGGCGCGCAGGAGGTCAAGACGAGCGAATTCGCCGACAAGATCATCGAGAACATGCGCGGCGCCTGA
- a CDS encoding acyl-CoA carboxylase subunit beta produces MTQPDTRAPAPPTPTGVWAEALARLAADQQTVRAGGGPKAQQRQHDKNRLTARERIARLVDESTPFDELMTFAGYGMYEDVGGCPSGGTVTGIGTIGGRPWMIVANDATVKAGAFFPITAKKVIRAQTIALENALPVVYLVDSAGVYLPMQDEIFPDQDDFGRVFYLNARMSAKGIPQIAAIMGNCVAGGAYLPVMCDTLIMTEGSGLYLAGPALVKAAIGQVVDSEDLGGADMHAAIAGTVDYKEPDDDAALARVRALADLYAQGDLAPFARRRKEVVPAPERDLTELVGFDGSKTYDVRELITSISDGGEFHEFKPEYGESIVCGFARVGGFPVGFVANQRTVIKKKLKSGGEPGLRTRIEVGGVIYGDSADKAARFILDANQAGVPLVFLSDVTGFMVGRDSEQEGIIRRGAKLVNAVSNSVVPKITIITGGSFGAGNYAMNGKAYAPRFLFAWPSAKYAVMSGNAAAKTLLDIQLAALKRAGHQPDDEELQRLYDEVKAKYDTELDPRYAAARLWVDEIIPPNDTRDRLIRALEACAQNPVQEEFKVGVFQV; encoded by the coding sequence ATGACCCAACCAGACACCCGCGCTCCGGCGCCCCCCACCCCGACGGGCGTTTGGGCCGAGGCCCTCGCCCGCCTCGCCGCCGACCAGCAGACGGTCCGTGCGGGCGGCGGTCCCAAGGCCCAGCAGCGCCAGCACGACAAGAACCGCCTGACCGCCCGCGAACGCATCGCCCGCCTGGTGGACGAGAGCACCCCGTTTGACGAGCTGATGACCTTCGCCGGATACGGCATGTACGAGGACGTGGGCGGCTGCCCCAGCGGCGGCACCGTGACCGGCATCGGCACGATTGGGGGCCGTCCCTGGATGATCGTCGCCAACGACGCCACCGTGAAGGCGGGCGCATTCTTCCCCATCACGGCAAAAAAGGTGATCCGGGCGCAGACCATCGCGCTGGAAAATGCCCTCCCCGTCGTGTACCTGGTGGACTCGGCGGGCGTGTACCTGCCCATGCAGGACGAGATTTTCCCCGACCAGGACGACTTCGGGCGGGTCTTTTACCTCAACGCCCGGATGAGCGCGAAGGGCATTCCGCAGATCGCCGCGATCATGGGCAACTGCGTGGCGGGGGGCGCGTACCTGCCCGTCATGTGCGACACGCTGATCATGACCGAGGGCTCCGGGCTCTACCTCGCCGGACCCGCGCTCGTGAAGGCGGCCATCGGGCAGGTTGTGGACTCCGAAGACCTCGGCGGGGCGGACATGCACGCCGCGATTGCCGGAACGGTAGATTACAAGGAACCCGACGACGACGCGGCCCTCGCGCGGGTGCGGGCGCTGGCCGACCTGTACGCGCAAGGCGACCTCGCCCCCTTCGCCCGGCGGCGCAAGGAGGTGGTGCCCGCTCCAGAGCGCGACCTCACCGAGCTGGTGGGCTTCGACGGGTCCAAGACCTACGACGTGCGTGAACTCATCACGTCCATCAGCGACGGCGGCGAGTTCCACGAGTTCAAGCCCGAATACGGCGAGTCCATCGTGTGCGGCTTCGCGCGGGTGGGCGGCTTTCCGGTGGGCTTCGTCGCCAACCAGCGCACGGTCATCAAGAAGAAGCTCAAGTCGGGCGGCGAACCCGGCCTGCGGACCCGTATCGAGGTGGGCGGCGTGATCTACGGCGACTCGGCGGACAAGGCGGCCCGCTTCATCCTCGACGCGAACCAGGCGGGCGTGCCGCTGGTGTTCCTGTCCGATGTGACCGGCTTCATGGTGGGCCGCGACTCCGAGCAAGAAGGCATCATCCGCCGGGGCGCGAAGCTGGTGAATGCCGTGTCCAACAGCGTCGTTCCCAAGATCACCATCATCACCGGCGGCTCGTTCGGGGCCGGGAACTACGCGATGAACGGCAAGGCGTACGCGCCGCGCTTCCTCTTCGCGTGGCCCAGCGCCAAGTACGCCGTGATGAGCGGCAACGCGGCGGCCAAGACGCTGCTCGACATCCAGCTCGCGGCCCTCAAACGCGCGGGCCACCAGCCCGACGACGAGGAGTTGCAGCGCCTCTACGACGAGGTGAAGGCCAAGTACGACACCGAACTCGATCCCCGCTACGCCGCCGCCCGGCTGTGGGTGGACGAGATCATTCCGCCCAACGACACCCGTGACCGCCTGATCCGCGCTCTGGAAGCCTGCGCCCAGAATCCGGTGCAGGAGGAGTTTAAGGTGGGCGTGTTCCAGGTATGA
- a CDS encoding serine aminopeptidase domain-containing protein: MTREFNPADPHAVPLVGGQPYRVERAMLAGIPCLLELPPEGVEVRQLCLVYHGAWAAKEGKLGVYSALATRGMAVVLPDAALHGERQGDTPAALGPREYVWESVRRTVAEAPALLVALGARFGPLPAVAVGSSMGGYVTQVLAQTEPRIRRVAALISSGVWDEPQVRTPTLRAFLDAYRPVAQARAAFPTPLLLASGDSDPVFPLAAHHDPTARAYRAAYARQPERFQERVFPGVGHYTSVGLRDAAIAFLLADR, encoded by the coding sequence GTGACCCGCGAGTTCAACCCCGCCGACCCCCACGCCGTTCCTCTCGTGGGTGGGCAGCCCTACCGGGTGGAGCGGGCCATGCTCGCTGGCATTCCCTGCCTCCTCGAACTGCCGCCCGAAGGCGTGGAGGTCCGGCAACTCTGCCTCGTCTACCACGGCGCCTGGGCGGCCAAGGAGGGCAAACTCGGCGTGTACTCGGCCCTGGCGACGCGGGGAATGGCCGTGGTGCTTCCCGACGCGGCGCTGCACGGTGAGCGGCAGGGGGACACGCCCGCTGCCCTGGGTCCCCGCGAATACGTGTGGGAAAGTGTGCGCCGCACAGTGGCCGAGGCGCCAGCCCTGCTCGTCGCCTTAGGCGCGCGCTTCGGCCCGCTGCCGGCGGTGGCGGTGGGATCGAGTATGGGCGGGTACGTGACGCAGGTCCTCGCCCAGACCGAGCCCCGAATCAGGCGAGTGGCGGCGCTGATCTCTTCGGGCGTGTGGGATGAGCCCCAGGTCAGGACGCCGACCCTGCGCGCCTTCCTCGACGCTTACCGTCCCGTCGCGCAGGCGCGGGCAGCGTTTCCCACCCCGCTGCTGCTCGCCAGCGGGGACAGTGATCCCGTGTTTCCCTTGGCGGCGCACCACGACCCGACGGCGCGGGCGTACCGGGCCGCCTACGCCCGGCAGCCGGAGCGCTTCCAGGAGCGCGTCTTTCCCGGCGTGGGTCACTACACGAGTGTCGGTCTGCGCGACGCGGCGATAGCGTTTCTGCTCGCGGACCGTTAG